The genomic stretch TAACAGCCAATTCAATATGAACATAAAATAGatcaaataaagaaattaaataagcCAAGGATATGATGATGTTTAAGTCACATTTTTCATTtcctaaaaaatataattagatgtTTATTTAAATGTCTAACCAAAAGAATTAAGCATTATTTAATTCTAAGGGGAGCGAATACGAATTTGCAGCCCACCAAACTCAAAAATTTTCTCCAACGACACATTCTATATATAAATCAAAGTTTCTCTCCAATATAAACCAAACTAATTAATGGCCTCTCATTCTCCGAAAAGAGAATTAGGCCCTTTCCTAAGTCAGCTTATTCTGATTCTGATATCCATCAACCCTTCACACCAATTTGAATACCAGGAAGAGCACAACCCTTATCGGTTCCTCCCTCAACTAAATCCGAGGCTCTCAAAAGCCTACATAGCACTCCAAGCATGGAAGCATTCAATAGGCTCAGACCCAAAGAACATGACCCTCAACTGGTGTGGACCCCACGTGTGTAACTACACCGGAGTCTACTGTGCACCAGCACCGGATAACCCCCACATATACACCGTTGCAGGAATTGACCTAAACCATGGCAACATAGCTGGTTCGTTGCCACAACTTGGCCTCTTAACTGACCTGTCACTCTTCCACATCAACTCTAACCGTTTTTGTGGCTCCCTCCCAACAACCTTCAACGGCCTCAAACTCCTCTTCGAGCTTGACGTCAGCAACAACGATCTCTCTGGCCCCTTTCCAGAAGTTGTTCTATGCCTCCCTTCTCTCAAATACTTAGACATAAGGTTCAACAACTTCCACGGCGCTATTCCCACGCGCCTCTTCGACCTCAAACTCGACGCGCTcttcatcaacaacaacaactttCAGTTCTCCTTGCCGAAGAATTTCGGAAACTCAACGGCCTCGGTTATTGTGTTCGCCAACAACAATCTGAGGGGATGTTTCCCGTCGAGTGTGGCGAAGATGAAGGACACGCTGAACGAGATCATAATTACGAATAGCGGGATAACGGGTTGTTTACCGCGTGAGATAGGGTTGTTGGAGAGAGTAACAGTTTTTGATGTGAGCTTCAACAAGATCGTTGGGGAATTACCAGAATCAATTG from Arachis stenosperma cultivar V10309 chromosome 9, arast.V10309.gnm1.PFL2, whole genome shotgun sequence encodes the following:
- the LOC130950840 gene encoding leucine-rich repeat extensin-like protein 6, whose product is MASHSPKRELGPFLSQLILILISINPSHQFEYQEEHNPYRFLPQLNPRLSKAYIALQAWKHSIGSDPKNMTLNWCGPHVCNYTGVYCAPAPDNPHIYTVAGIDLNHGNIAGSLPQLGLLTDLSLFHINSNRFCGSLPTTFNGLKLLFELDVSNNDLSGPFPEVVLCLPSLKYLDIRFNNFHGAIPTRLFDLKLDALFINNNNFQFSLPKNFGNSTASVIVFANNNLRGCFPSSVAKMKDTLNEIIITNSGITGCLPREIGLLERVTVFDVSFNKIVGELPESIEGMKKLEQLNVAHNMLSGTIPESVCNLPRLQNFTYSCNYFCDEFPLCLKLPDSDDRKNCIPYRPLQRSLQECVAFYKHPVQCAAFGCSTTAPPPLAPPPPPPPPPLLPPSPPPPPPYYQYP